Proteins from a single region of Pseudorasbora parva isolate DD20220531a chromosome 22, ASM2467924v1, whole genome shotgun sequence:
- the spoplb gene encoding speckle-type POZ protein-like B has product MSRVPTPPPPGEMTSGPVAESWCYTQVKVVKFSYMWTINNFSFCREEMGEVVRSSTFSSGPNDKMKWCLRVNPKGLDDESKDYLSLYLLLVSCPKSEVRAKFKFSLLNAKREETKAMESQRAYRFVQGKDWGFKKFIRRDFLLDEANGLLPDDKLTLFCEVSVVQDSVNISGQSNTNMLKVPECQLSDDLGNLWEGSRFTDCSLFVGGQEFKAHKSILAARSPVFNAMFEHKMEESKKNRVDISDVEPDVFREMMVFIYTGKAPNLEKMADNLLAAADKYALERLKVLCEEALCNSLSVENVADILILADLHSAEQLKAQAIDFINRCSVLRQLGCKDGKNWNSNHAADIMETAGWKAMIQSHPHLVAEAFRALASAQCTPFGLPRKRLKQS; this is encoded by the exons ATGTCACGGGTTCCCACACCCCCTCCCCCAGGGGAAATGACATCAGGACCTGTGGCGGAGAGCTGGTGTTATACACAG GTAAAAGTCGTGAAGTTTTCTTACATGTGGACGATTAACAACTTCAGCTTCTGTCGGGAGGAGATGGGAGAAGTCGTGAGGAGCTCGACCTTCTCCTCGGGCCCCAACGATAAGATGAAGTG gtGTTTGCGAGTGAACCCAAAGGGTCTGGATGATGAGAGTAAAGATTATCTCTCTCTGTACTTATTGCTTGTCAGTTGCCCAAAAAGTGAAGTGAGAGCAAAGTTCAAGTTTTCTTTATTGAACGCCAAAAGAGAAGAAACTAAAGCCATGG AAAGCCAAAGAGCCTACCGCTTCGTCCAGGGAAAGGACTGGGGCTTCAAGAAGTTCATCAGGAGAGATTTCTTGCTGGATGAAGCTAACGGACTACTTCCCGATGACAAGCTCACTCTGTTCTGCGAG GTGAGTGTGGTCCAGGATTCCGTAAACATCTCTGGCCAGTCGAACACAAACATGCTGAAGGTTCCGGAGTGTCAGCTTTCTGATGATCTGGGTAACCTGTGGGAAGGCTCTAGGTTCACGGACTGCAGCTTGTTCGTAGGAGGGCAAGAGTTCAAAGCGCACAAATCCATACTGGCAG CGAGGTCGCCAGTATTCAATGCCATGTTTGAACACAAAATGGAGGAGAGTAAAAAA AACCGTGTGGATATCAGTGATGTGGAACCGGATGTATTTAGGGAAATGATGGTATTTATTTACACTGGTAAAGCTCCTAACCTGGAGAAAATGGCCGACAACCTGTTAGCTGCTGCAGACAAG TATGCTCTGGAAAGATTAAAGGTATTATGCGAGGAAGCTCTCTGTAACAGTTTGTCTGTAGAGAATGTGGCCGACATCCTCATTCTGGCTGACCTGCACAGCGCAGAGCAGCTGAAAGCACAAGCCATAGACTTCATTAATAG ATGCAGTGTTCTTAGACAGCTGGGCTGTAAAGATGGGAAGAACTGGAATAGCAA TCATGCTGCAGACATAATGGAGACTGCAGGTTGGAAAGCGATGATTCAGTCCCATCCTCACTTAGTGGCCGAGGCATTCCGCGCTCTCGCATCAGCCCAGTGCACCCCTTTTGGTCTGCCTAGGAAACGGCTAAAACAGTCCTGA
- the nxph2b gene encoding neurexophilin-2b produces the protein MKMCQCYSALLMLCLHMVTCGAELSPLGWEESDKEESVSPYGFRSGILKSLRLFSHTSQSNSQSRETAQDPGALDLWAWLSNHTDTEGTLSRAKRRPYVKTGKFKKMFGWGDFHSNIKTVKLNLLITGKIVDHGNGTFSVYFRHNSTGLGNVSVSLVPPSKAVDFEITQQETIEVPKDNKAFNCRVEYEKTDRSKRTSVCSDFPNRVCFQEQTQSHVSWLCSKPFKVICIYIDFFSADYKLVQKVCPDYNYHSDTPYTSVG, from the exons ATGAAGATGTGCCAGTGTTACTCTGCCCTGCTTATGCTCTGCTTACACATG gtgacATGTGGCGCTGAGCTCAGTCCTCTTGGTTGGGAAGAGAGTGATAAAGAGGAAAGTGTCTCCCCTTACGGCTTTCGTTCAGGGATTCTCAAATCCCTGCGGCTTTTCTCCCACACTTCCCAATCTAACAGCCAGAGCCGTGAAACTGCTCAGGACCCTGGGGCACTGGATCTGTGGGCTTGGTTATCCAACCACACTGATACTGAAGGAACCCTCTCTAGGGCCAAACGTCGCCCCTATGTGAAAACAGGCAAGTTTAAGAAGATGTTCGGTTGGGGCGACTTCCATTCAAACATCAAAACGGTCAAGCTCAACCTTCTCATTACTGGAAAGATAGTTGACCACGGCAACGGAACCTTCAGCGTCTATTTCCGCCATAATTCTACCGGCCTGGGCAATGTGTCCGTCAGTCTGGTCCCGCCCTCCAAGGCTGTCGATTTTGAGATCACTCAACAGGAAACCATAGAGGTACCCAAAGACAACAAGGCCTTCAATTGTCGAGTGGAATACGAGAAGACGGACCGCAGCAAGAGGACGTCTGTTTGCAGCGACTTCCCAAACAGGGTATGTTTCCAGGAGCAGACCCAAAGCCATGTCTCCTGGCTTTGCTCCAAGCCTTTCAAGGTCATCTGCATCTACATTGACTTCTTCAGTGCAGACTACAAGCTAGTACAGAAGGTCTGCCCAGACTACAACTACCACAGTGACACTCCCTATACCTCTGTAGGATAG